The Desulfovibrio fairfieldensis sequence GAGCGCGGCCCGGCAATGCTTTTCATAGGTTTCGGCGTCTTTGAGGATGGCGCGGGCTTCCCGCCATGCGGCTGCCGCTGTTGTCCATTCCGGGCTGTCCAGGCGCGCCAGGGCCGGATCAAGAGGCGGCAAGTTCACGTTTCCGGCGAGGTCTGCTTCAGGGGGAATCGCCGTCAGGACATATCGCTCCCAAAAATCGCGGGCGATGTCCCACATGGCGTGGATCAGCGCGTCGTCGCGCTCAATGGGCAGGCGGATCATGCGCCACATTTCCGCGCTGAATACCGCCAGTTCGGCCCGGTTGAGCCCGGTGACGCCCAGGTAGTGCTGAATTTGCACAAGATATTGATGGGTCGCCCCTCCCTGCTCCATTGCCAGAAAGCCGGCCATGCGCGGGGTTTTGATTTCCAGGACGCCGGGAGCGCCGTCGTCGGGGAGCGCGATGCCGTCCAGGTTGGCGATGGCCCATGTTTCGCTCAAATGGCGCTGCATGGGGGGCGTCTGGACGGTCCAGCCGGTTTCGCGGGCGTACATGTCGCGCACAATCGGTTCCAGATAGTGACCGCGCTGGAAATCCGGGGAACTGTCCGTGTCGTCCGGGCGCCCGAAAATTTTGTCTTCCCACACGTCGCGGGCGGTGCGGCCGAACTGGTCCACGCCGAGCAGCGCAGCCATGTCGGACCCGCCGATGCCGGTGCGGCGCTGAGCGAGAAATGTCGAGCGGTCCATGTCCATTACGCGGCGCTCCCGCATCCCGGCTGCTGGCGGGCGCGTTTTCGGGGGAACAGGCTCGGGCACATCCGGAAAATATCAAGGCGGACCGACTGGAGAATGAGCCTGACGCACACGCCTTTGTCCCCGTGCTTTCTGGTCCATTCCGCCGCACGGATCAGCCATTCACTCGCGGTCTTGGCCGTGCGGGGGTATTGGCGGGCTTCATATTCGAGCGTCTGAGCCCGGTCCTTAATGAATTGCGCTGTTTCTGCTCTGGTCATTTTTCTATCTCCATTCCTGGCATATCCGCACCACTGCTTTGCACTGCTCCACGTCCATCCAGCCGATGTGGCAAAATCGGGATTCGGGGTAGGTGCCCAGGGCTTTTGCCAGTTTGCGGTAGGCGTCGGCCCGACTGAGGGGGCCGGTCCTCCAGAGAGGGTCAAAGACCGCATGCGCATTGGATTTCCAGCGGCGAAGTTCCGCGTTCGCCAGTCTGCCCATAGGGGCCGCGCGGCGGCTGTTTTTGTGACAGCCTACCCACGCCGCACAGTCCCGGCAGAGCCAGAAAAACAGATCCGTGAATCTTCCCGGCCCGTATATGGCGGCTCCGTTGACCAGCTTGGCCGGGCGGCCGCAATACGGGCACGAGACGGCGGGCAGAACTGTGAGCCCCATCACGCGGCCTTTCTCGGGGCGGCCTGTGCCGGGCTTTCCGGTTCCGTGGTTTCTTCCACAAGCGCGGGGTGGGCGGCCTTGAGTTCTTCCATTCTGGCCGCCGCCCATTCCGCGTCAGAAATCAGGTCGTCATGCATGCCCTGGTAGGCGTCCAGCAACGCGGCAGCGTCGTATTCCGTCCCGCACTTCGGGCAGAGGTAGAGAGAACCGTCTTGCTTGAGATAGGCGGCCTTTCCGCGTTCGTCGCATTCCGGGCACAGATAGGGGGTAGCGCGCAGGCTGGCGATCCGGCGGGCGCGTGTTTCCTCTTCCCGCGCTTGCTCCGCAATGGCGCAGCGGCGCGGGTCTGTACACGTTCCTGTCGAAAATTGTTCATGGCTGCATCCCATTCCATAGCACATGGCTTGCCTCCTTTATAAATTCTGTTTCAATTCCTGCCGCGTCTTGCGACGCGGCAAGTCAGAAGAAAAATTACTGTTCAACTACGAGAGAATCTTCTTTTACTGGCATCCAATAGCAATCTCTATCTAGTAAATAGCGAGCGCCGCACGCATATAATGAACAAGGTTTTTCCGGCTTGTAGTAGTCTGTAACTCGTAGATTGAATTTAACCCCATAATCGTTTGTGTAGATAACCTTGTCTCCGGGCTTGAACTTCAACGGCTGGCCGTTTTCCGGGGCAAAGGGGTGTTCGGCATCATGATTCCGAATGACTTCTTCCATCCATTCCCAATGCGACGACATGGCGTCCCCTATTCGTGTTCTTGTTTTGTATGAAAGCGAAAGACTTCATTTCCCCCAAAACATCCAACATATTCAGTCCTGAATCCGCATGATTTGAGGTAGTCGTATCACCCCTTCCCTGCCGTCGCCTGCCTTCCCGCTGCGCCTGGGCGTCGCCGGGCATCCACCCTCTGCCTTGGCCGCTTGCGGCTTGCCGTGCTCGGTACTTGTGGGGTCGCCTCCGGTTCCGGCTTTGTGGCTACTCTGGGCCGTAGCCCGTGTTCGCCGCTCTTCCCCGTTGGCAAAATCAAATTATGCAAATGTAAAATCAAAGTCAATAAAAATTTACAAAAGTATAAAATTAGCTTATAAAAAAATACGCCGCGAGTTCCGGCGTGATGGCATCCCGGTCAACGGGCACAAAAAGCCCCTCAAGTGAGGGGCGGGGGGAGAGGAGCGAGATTATGTCTCAGAAAAACAGCAGGTCATCAGGCGATAAACACGAGAATACCTTCCACGTCTACGTAGCAAAGAGGGTAGATACGTGTGTTTTCCCTGTAAAAAATAATGTCCATTGTCCGCATTGTGCCGATAAAGAAATATGCAGGAAGCCTACTCTACAATCCTTGCAACTACTCTCACAGCAGATTCAACAATAACTTCAACCGGGATAACAGGGGTATTGATATTATCATTCATGATGTTGATCCGTTTTATTTCACCTTTCCAATATATTTTTGCATATTCAAAGCAATATTGACGATAATTTCCAATGGGAAAAGGGGGACACCAAAAACCCTTATGAGTTGGCTTCTCAGGGTCAATGACCTTTACTTTATATATATTTTGATTTTTCGCGTTGAAATTTCTGTAGATAACTGCATTTTCTAGAGTATCGAGCAAAAATATGGAATTAAACCGACTCGGTTTTTCTGGATATTGCTCTTTGCGAATGAGTTCCAGAATTTCTTCTCTGTAAAGCGTGCTGATATCCCCGAATCCCGGCATATATTTTTCTAGGAGTCTACCAAAATTCCCATTTTCTATAACGCTCCCGGCACCAATAAGAGGATGCGTTACATGATAATAGGTTACCGGCATGTCATTCTCCGTAT is a genomic window containing:
- a CDS encoding YqaJ viral recombinase family protein, which encodes MDMDRSTFLAQRRTGIGGSDMAALLGVDQFGRTARDVWEDKIFGRPDDTDSSPDFQRGHYLEPIVRDMYARETGWTVQTPPMQRHLSETWAIANLDGIALPDDGAPGVLEIKTPRMAGFLAMEQGGATHQYLVQIQHYLGVTGLNRAELAVFSAEMWRMIRLPIERDDALIHAMWDIARDFWERYVLTAIPPEADLAGNVNLPPLDPALARLDSPEWTTAAAAWREARAILKDAETYEKHCRAALVTLAQSTGKARVRGAGIALNIDKHGTPRLRDLMEKAA
- a CDS encoding zinc-finger-containing protein; the encoded protein is MGLTVLPAVSCPYCGRPAKLVNGAAIYGPGRFTDLFFWLCRDCAAWVGCHKNSRRAAPMGRLANAELRRWKSNAHAVFDPLWRTGPLSRADAYRKLAKALGTYPESRFCHIGWMDVEQCKAVVRICQEWR
- a CDS encoding DUF2441 domain-containing protein, with protein sequence MPVTYYHVTHPLIGAGSVIENGNFGRLLEKYMPGFGDISTLYREEILELIRKEQYPEKPSRFNSIFLLDTLENAVIYRNFNAKNQNIYKVKVIDPEKPTHKGFWCPPFPIGNYRQYCFEYAKIYWKGEIKRINIMNDNINTPVIPVEVIVESAVRVVARIVE